In Terriglobia bacterium, the sequence AGCACGCTGATTTCGATGTTCAGCAGCGGCGCCTCTTCGCGGGTCACGGAAGGAAACCGAACGTCGTTGAAAGCGGCGGCAGCCGCCGCCTCGGCGATGGTGCGGTAGAGCGAGTAGACTGGCAAGACGTAGCCGACGCAGCCGCGCAGTTCGCCGCGAAGGTGCAGAGTGGTGAAAGCCCCGCGTCTTTCTTCCAAATGCGGCGAGGGGGCCCTGACGTCCAGTTCCGCGCCGGCCAGCGTGGCTTCAATCGAGCGATGCGCAACCGTCAGCAGCAGGCTGCGTTCTTCAGTGGAATATTCTGCGAGGGGGTCGGTAGGTGCGGTGTTGTCGCTACGTGGTGGTGGCGACATCACTCTTTCTCCGGCGGCTAAGGATGAACGCGCGGCGCTGGCGGCGCACTACCTGGCGGTCAATCTTCGGCCAGAAGGCGGCGAAGTAATCAAAGGCCGAGACCAGCGAGAGCGTCACCATGAACCAGATGCCGACCCGTGCCAGCACATCGATGGGAAAGAAGAAGCTCCCGTACTCCCACTGCAGCCAGCGGTGGTCGAGGATGCAGAGCACCACCACCACGATCTGCACCACCATCTTGACCTTGCCCAGATCGCTGGCATCAATCGTGAAACCCTGCTGCGCGGCGATGGAGCGCAGGCCGCTGACCAGGAATTCGCGCCCGATGATCACCACCGCCATCCAGGCCGGCACCACGCGCGGGTTCAACTGCACCAAGGTGATGAAAGCGGCGGCGATGAGCAGCTTGTCGGCCAGCGGGTCCAGCAGCATGCCCATGGTGGTGATCTGATGGCGGCGGCGGGCGAGGTAGCCGTCAAGACCGTCGGTGATGGATGCGGCGATGAACACCGCCGAGGCCAGCCATTCGCGCTCGCCATGGACGCCCAAAGCGAAGCGGCTGCTCGACAGGATCCAGATCAGCACAGGGACACTGCAGATGCGGGTGAGCGTGATGTAGTTCGGCAGATTCACTTCGAAACCGCAGGCCCCTACGCTGGCGGACACGGGGTCAGCTCTCGGCGCCTGCCAAGGTTAGATTATGCTCCGCGCCTCGGGGCAAAGCAATGCGGAAGCTGCTATTCCTGCTCATTCGACGGATCGCAATCGAATTGATTGCGGCGGCGGGACCGAGCCGCTTTGTAGTCGCATGCCGGATCGTAATCTATGGTTCCGAAGAGTTCAAGAATCTTGCATTGTTGGCGGCGGATTGAATCCTGCTCGGGCTCGTCACCGCGGTGGCTTTCGGGTTTGCTGTCGGTTGCGAATTCGCACCTCCGGTTGGGACGTCACGCGTAAATTCCGCGTTGCTTGAGGCAGTAGGCCACCCGGTCGATGGCCAGCATGTAGGCGGCGATGCGGTTGTTGACGCTGTGCGTCTCGGCGTAGCGGACCACGTCTTCAAACGAGCTGCGCATGATGTGCTCGAGCTGCTCGTTGACCATGGATTCCTTCCAGAAATACCCCTGCCGGTCCTGCACCCACTCGAAGTAGGAAGTGGTTACACCGCCGGCGTTGGCCAGGATGTCGGGAATGACGAAGATCTTCTTCTCCGCGAGGATTTCATCGGCCGCGGCGGTGGTGGGCCCGTTGGCGCCCTCGCACAGGATCTTGCACTTGATGCGGTCGGCGTTGCGGGTGGTGATGACATTCTCGATGGCGGCGGGTACCAGGATGTCGCAATCGGCCAGGAAGAGCTGCTGCGGGTCCATCGCCTCGGCGCCGGGAAAACCGTGCAGGCTGCCCGTGCGGTAGCGATGCTCCCAGAGCGCGTCGATATCCATGCCGTTGAGGTTGGAGAGCCCGCCGTCGTATTCGACGATTCCGATGATCTTGTAGCCGGCCTCGTACATCAGGCGCGCGGCGTTGGAGCCGACGTTGCCGAAACCCTGCACGATGACCCGGGTCTCGTCGCGGTTCAGGCGCAGCTTTTTCAGCGCCTCGTCGCACACCACCATGACCCCGCGCCCGGTGGCCTCGCGGCGTCCGCGCGATCCACCCATGTTGAGCGGCTTGCCGGTCACGACCGCGGTCACCGTCTGGC encodes:
- the amrA gene encoding AmmeMemoRadiSam system protein A; the protein is MSPPPRSDNTAPTDPLAEYSTEERSLLLTVAHRSIEATLAGAELDVRAPSPHLEERRGAFTTLHLRGELRGCVGYVLPVYSLYRTIAEAAAAAAFNDVRFPSVTREEAPLLNIEISVLSPVRPIAAEEIEVGRHGLVITYGMRRGLLLPQVPVEHGWDRLAFLAQTCLKAGAPPDAWQHGAVIEAFTAEVFGE
- the pgsA gene encoding CDP-diacylglycerol--glycerol-3-phosphate 3-phosphatidyltransferase, whose protein sequence is MNLPNYITLTRICSVPVLIWILSSSRFALGVHGEREWLASAVFIAASITDGLDGYLARRRHQITTMGMLLDPLADKLLIAAAFITLVQLNPRVVPAWMAVVIIGREFLVSGLRSIAAQQGFTIDASDLGKVKMVVQIVVVVLCILDHRWLQWEYGSFFFPIDVLARVGIWFMVTLSLVSAFDYFAAFWPKIDRQVVRRQRRAFILSRRRKSDVATTT
- a CDS encoding Glu/Leu/Phe/Val dehydrogenase, which encodes MTTITMEQEINPWEAQRARFEMAAHKLNLDPGLMKVLSLPNREIIVHIPVQMDNGTLEVFTGFRVQHSIVRGPGKGGIRYSPDLTLDEVRALASWMTWKCAVVNIPFGGAKGGVICDPKKMSMGELERMTRRYTAELMEFIGPEKDVPAPDVNTNEQIMAWIMDTYSMHMRQTVTAVVTGKPLNMGGSRGRREATGRGVMVVCDEALKKLRLNRDETRVIVQGFGNVGSNAARLMYEAGYKIIGIVEYDGGLSNLNGMDIDALWEHRYRTGSLHGFPGAEAMDPQQLFLADCDILVPAAIENVITTRNADRIKCKILCEGANGPTTAAADEILAEKKIFVIPDILANAGGVTTSYFEWVQDRQGYFWKESMVNEQLEHIMRSSFEDVVRYAETHSVNNRIAAYMLAIDRVAYCLKQRGIYA